The Deltaproteobacteria bacterium genome segment CATGCTTACGCATAATAATTGGATTTTTCAAGCAAAAGGCGTTAAAAATATTAATCTGCTTAATCATGAAGATATCTTGATGCTTTTTTTACCACTTGCTCACTCTTTTGCCCAAGTAGTTATTGCAGCGTGGACATACCTTGGTTTTGTGCTTGTATTCCCTGAGTCTATAGAAAAAATCATTGATAACGCGGCTGAAAGCCAACCTACAGTAATACCTGCTGTACCTAGAATATTTGAAAAGGCTTTTGCTAACATAGTTCACAAAGGACTAGCACAACATGGATTAAAACTATCACTTTTTAAAATGGCGCTTTCTGCTATTGATGGTTATGCCGCATCATGTGAACAAAAACGTAAATGTACCAGCTTAAAATTTCTACTTAGCAAAATACTTGTCTATCCCAAGTTGGCAAAATTATTACGTGAACGTTTTGGTGGACGTGTTCGCCTGTTTGTATCTGGCGGTGCTCCTTTAGCTCCAACAATTGGTCATTTTTTTGATGTATTAGGAATAACCATCGTAGAAGGTTATGGTTTATCAGAAACTAGCGCTCCAGTTTGCGTCAATTTACCAGAGCAAAATAAAATTGGTACTGTGGGGCCAGCCTTTCCTGATGTTAACATTGTAATCGCTGATGATGGCGAGATCATGGTGAAAGGCGGCTGCATCATGAAGGGTTATTGGAATAATCCTGTTGCTACTGCCGAAGTTATGCAAAATGGTTATTTTGCTACTGGTGATATCGGTATGCTTGATGAGGACGGTTACTTAAAAATTACTGATCGTAAAAAAGACATAATAGTTACGGCTGCTGGCAAAAATGTCGCACCACAGAATATTGAAAACGCACTCAAGACCGATAGCATTATTTCTCAAGTAATGGTGCATGGCGATAAACGAAAATATCTTACAGCTCTGATTACCCTTAACGAAGAGGTGGCTTTGCGATGGGCGGCCAAAAATAACCTCCCAAACTTATCCTTAGCAGAACTCGCTATTCATGCGGTAATGATTGCGCATATGCAAACATTAATTGACAATGTAAATTTAAAACAAGCAAGTTACGCTGGTATTAAACGTTTTATTATTTTGCCCCAAGACTTTTCGATTGAATCAGGGGAGTTAACCCCGACCTTAAAAGTTAAACGCAAAGTATGTACTGAAAAATATCAAGCTATTCTTGATGAAATGTATCGAGACTAAAAAGTGACTATTTTCTCAAATCAAGATATACAATCTATTATAATGAAATACGAACATCACGAAACTGAAGAAATTTGGGAAAATGATAATTGGAAGCTCGATATTAAATCATCAGGACTTGTTTATTCCTACAGTGTCGTTGGCGTTTTTGCTGTTGAGGCCGTACGCGTAATTTTTCAAAGATTTGAACAATTTTCAAAAAATCACCCCTCACCATATGAAATATTCATTAACTTAGCCGGTTTAAAATTAATAGATCATGATGCTCGACTTGAGTCTATTGAAGGATTAAAACTTCGCCGAAATGTACTTTCTGCCCTTCATATCTTAGTAAGCTCAAGTAAGATAGCAATGGAATTGGCTACTTTAGAATTACTCACTGGCATAAAGATGATAATTTACACAGATAGATCGCTGTGGAACGTAAATTATGAAAATGCCAATACGCGTCAAAAAAAATAACGCCATTTTTCTTGAACGGCGCTAATTTTAAACTTAAAAATTAGGACAACGAATGAGTCCCCAGGATACAAATACTAAGCAAAATTCGACTTCGATGACTTCAATGACTTCAGTATCATGGGCAGGAAACCTCGGTCGAATCATCGGAATAAACGCCGAATATAGTCGCGGCGTACCTGAACCAGCATACTTTGTTAAAACTCTAGCGTCGCACCATGCGATGGTCCTAACTGCGGAGGCATATGTAAATGGTATTACCGATCAACCGACTGTCGCACTTGATCCAATTATTGTCGAAGTACAAAGTGATTTAGGTACTAAAGATGGCTCTTTGTTTATTCATCGTTTAAATAACAATGAAGAGTGCCGTCGCGTTAATAACAATATTAGAGCGTATTGGGATATTGCTCCTATTATCGTTAATGCTGTACCTGGTCGATATCATTACCAGTTTCGTTTTTCGGCTGATAGTGGGGAAAGTTGGTTGATTGCTCCCAAGCAAGTACAGCACCTTGTTGTTGCTGAAGATTTAAAAGATGTTCCGGTAGAGGCACTAATAGAAAGTTCTGTTCTTTTTAAAGTTGGTGAAATTACCCCTGAACGTATTGGCTGGCTTGGCCCCGCAACTGTACGTACAAATCGCGACCACCCTCCTCAACCATTACCAGCAGAAGTTAATTTAAATTATAAAAATAACTTAGAGCCCATCTTTTTAGAGGTGGCTTTGCAAGTCTGGGTTCCCAGCGTTAGTAATCGCGCTGATCTTACTCCCGAAGAACACACTTTAGTTCTAAAACAATTAGGATTACGTATTGAAAGCCCGTTTTTTATTGGTAGCGGCAGTGAAGCTTTAGGTTTTGCCGGTAAGGCTGGCATACATGAACATGATGACATTGCTCGCTTCTATTTATCGCAATATCTTGAAACACTGAAAAAAAGTGGAGTTCCCCCTCCGAGTTCAGGTAATTACCCGCTTGATGTCTTCGCCGGAGAAAAACATCTCGGAACTATTCAATTGCATTGGAAATACGAATAGTACTAGGGAGGCCCTATTAAAGTTTCATTTGTACTCTTGACCATTGCACAAAATCAAAGCAATCCTTGACCGTATGTCCGCACCATTATCACCAGAAACTCTTCAGGCTGAAATTGACCACGCACTTGCTGAGGGTCGACCATTAGATGCTATCGCTTATTTAGCTGAACTATGCATCACTAGCCCAGAAAACCGGCATTTACGCACTGCTTTAGCTATTGCGCTTGGCGATGCGGGTAATCCTGCTGGAGCTTTAAAAGCTCTTAGGGCTTTAGCCGACCGTCTAGCTCATCAAGGCTACCTGCTGCCAGCAATGGTTATAGTCCGTCATGGACTTGAGCATGCACCTGATGACGCTACGCTGCTTGCGACCCTAAAAAGACTGCACGTAAGAGGAGTGCGAGCCAAAGCAGGCAATCTGCCCACTCCACCTCCGCTTAAAACGCAGCTGCAAACTTCTCAAGGTGCTACAGCAAATGAATTGCTAGCTTTACAAAAAGCTGAAAGACTTGAACGAGTTGCGCAGATTGCTTGTGATCTTGGCCCGTCGCAAAATCCTGCTATCCCACTACCAATGCCTTTATTTTGCGAACTTGATCAAGAAGGTTTCATCGAAACCGTAAAACGCTTACGATATCGACGATTGGCTGCTGGCAGCAAAATAATGAGTGAAGGTGCCAAAGGCGATAGTTTAGTTATTATAGTTAGTGGCCATGCTTTAGTGCAAAAAGGCGAAATAACACTTGCGACGGTTGGTGCTGGTGTTGTCTTGGGTGAAATGGCCATCATTACCGGTGCGTTACGCACTGCAACGGTAATAGCTAAAGAAGAAATCGAAATTTTTGAACTAACTAGGGCTGATGTTGAAAAATTGGCGCTTGAGAAACCAAAAATTGCCGAAGAGCTAGTTAATTATGCACGAAAGCGACTGTTAAGTAACTTGCTGCGCACTTCTGCCTTATTTGCACATTTCAATGATGAGACTCGTTATTCATTATTAGACCGTTTCTCACGTATTGGATTTAATCCAGGCACTAAAATTATTAATCAAGGGACACCTGGCCAAGGCCTCTATGTAATTGCTACTGGTGAAGTAGAGGTTTCTGTTGCTAAGGATGATGGTGACTCTGTGGTTGTAGCCAATTTAGGACCAGGCGAGGTTGTCGGTGAGATTGCTTTACTTCACGATCAACCAACCACTGCCACAGTTACCGCGCGGGGTAATGTTGGGGCCTTATTTTTGCCGCGCGATGAATTTCAACAAGTAGTTTCTGCAAACCCAGAGGTACGCGAATATTTATCTTCACTAAGTAATGACCGCTTGGCAGCATCACGTGCTGCAGCTACCACCACCGAAGTTTTAGATGCCGATGACCTCATCGTATTGTGATATAAATATGACTGTAGCTACTTCTTCTCTGTCTCCCGCTAATGAAAACCAAAGTAAAATAATTTTTGCACCATCAGTGCTAGCTTGCGACTTCACTCACCTTGCTGATGAAATAGCGGCGATTGAAGCTGCGGGGGCCGACTGGCTTCATCTTGATGTAATGGATGGCCATTTTGTACCTAACCTTACTTTTGGGCCGCTTTTGGTACAAGCTTTAAGAAAATGCACCAAGTTACCACTTGATGCGCATCTAATGATCTCTGAACCAGAACGCTGGATAGACGCTTTTGCTGACGCTGGTTGTGATCATATTACCATACACGCAGAAGCTGCAGCCCATTTACATCGAACCCTTAGTGCTATTCGTGAGCGTGGTGTTCAAGCTGGCATCTCAATCAATCCTGCTACTCCCCCTGATTGCATCGCATATATTACCGATCTTATTGATCAAGTTTTAGTAATGTCGGTCGACCCCGGATTTGGCGGGCAACGTTTTATTGAGAGCGTCATTCCCAAAATTGTTTATATTCGTGAGCTTGAGCAAAAATATAACTGCCATTTACATATTGCCGTCGATGGAGGTATTGATTCGAGCAATATCGGGAAATTAGCAGCTGCGGGTGCTGATGTTTTTGTAGCTGGTTCGGCAATATTTGGCTCAAAGGACTACCGTGCTGCTATTGAATCAATGCGCTCGGTTGCTTTGGCAGCGTTATCGGTGGTTTGAAACAATTTTTTAGCTTACTGTTTAACGATTTAACGGTTTACTAATCTACTATTCACCCCAAACTTTAATTATAAAATCATAGCTTGCTACAGAAGCCTTTTTTTTGAACTTTCACTTTTTGCTCTAGTTTACTAGAAGTCACAGACATTATGACTATTGTTTCATCATTAAATAATTTATTTTTAAAAACCTACGGCTGTCAGATGAATGTGCTCGATTCTGAGCTCATTGCTGATCAATTAATTGCCCTTGGCTATCGTATTGTTAATCGCTTCGATGATGCCAACATTATTCTAATCAATACATGTTCGGTGCGCGCTCTAGCTGAGCAAAAAGTATGGTCGCAACTTGGCCGCTTAGCAATTTATAAACGGCAAAACAATCCTCATTTAATAATTGGGGTTATTGGTTGTATGGCCGAGCGTGAATATGTTGCCATTAGTCAACGCATGCCTCATGTAGATCTCATCTGCGGTCCATCACATCTTCATTTACTGCCTTCGATGATCGCTGCGGTTAAACAAACTAAACAAACTCAATTGCAAGTAGCCGGCCATGTTAAACGCGGGCAAAAGACTAATAAAGCTGAAACCAATATTAGTAATGCAAACGAAACCAGCGAAAGCGATAATATCGAATCCCTTGACTTATCTCGATTGATAAGTTCTGCAAATGCTCGTTCTCAGGCTTTTGTAAGAATAACCCGCGGTTGCGATAAAATGTGTTCTTTTTGTGTAGTGCCGTATGCTCGCGGTCCTGAAACACATCGGCATCCGCAACATATAATTGATGAAGTTTGCAAACTCACTTTAGCCGGTGCTCGTGAAATCACGCTTATTGGCCAAACGGTTAATCATTATCACTATCATGATGGTGGCGTTAGCACTTCATTTGCTGACCTTTTATGGCAAATTCACGAGGCTGTTCCCTCTCTTGCTCGTCTGCGCTTTGTTACTTCATATCCAAGAGATTTTAATAATGATGTTTTAGAAGTAATGGCTAAAGCTAAACGTATGGCTCGCTATTTGCATTTACCAGCACAAAGTGGTTCAAATAAAATTTTGCGCGCCATGAATCGCGGTTATACGGTTGAAAGCTATATCGATCTTATTGATCGTGCCCGTGCCTTCATGCCCGATGTACGTTTTGCCGGCGATATGATTGTTGGCTTTCCCACCGAGACTGAAGCAGACCATCAAGAATCGATCAAACTTATCGAACGTGTTGGTTATAAAAACTTATTTGTTTTTAAATACTCTCCTCGACCAGGTACGGTAGCTGCTCGTCGTTTTGCTGATGATGTTAGTGAAGATGATAAAAAACGCCGTAACCATGAACTACTGGATGTACAGGCCCGGTTAAGTCATGCAAATAATAATAGTTTAATAGGCACTACGCTTGAAGTTTTAGTTGAGTCCGAAAGTAAACTTAAAAACACCACACCGGTTAACAATGAATCCACCGCAAGCGAAGCTACACTTAAAAATGGCACCAAACGCTTGCTTGGACGTACAACTTACGATGAAATCGTCGCGTTTACCGGTTCTCCCGAACTTATTGGCAAAATTGTAAAAGTAAAAACAACCGCAGCAACTAGTCTTACTTTGTTGGGTGAGTTGATAAATTAAAAAATATTTGTTAACCCTGCATATCTTTTGAATATAACCGCCATTTTGCATTGTTGCAACACTATCAGTCGCCCCGCCTTTGCCCGCACTAGCGCCATAATTGAAACTAATTATACCTAATTAAACCCCCTTTTTTTAACGTCTGGCACTTTTGTTTTTTGCGTTCATTACATGAACAAGAAGCTTTTAATGCCATAGCTTTTATGGGTGGTACAGCACTACGGTTTCTTGAAGGCTTGCCACGTTTTTCTGAAGACTTAGATTTTTCTATAAGCAATGCTTCGCTTTATTTACCAGAAACATGGCTAAAAAAGCTGCAAACGCAACTGCGCCTTGCTGGATTTACCTGTTCTATTAAATGGAAGAAACAGAAAACCGTCAATGTTGCATGGCTAGGTTTTACCCATCTTATGCATGATGCAAATTTAGCAACTCGTATTGAGCAGCAACTTTCAATTAAACTTGAAATAGATACTAAACCACCGGCAGGAGCTATACTTAAACGCAGCATCATTAATAAATATATGACCTTTGCTTTATGCCATTACGATCTTGAATCGCTAATGGCAGGCAAAGTACATGCGTTGCTTATGCGACCTTATCCTAAAGGACGAGATTGGTTTGATTTAATTTGGTATCGTGCGCATCGCCCACCGATTATCCCTAATCTTAAACTTTTACAAAATGCCTTAGCACAAACACAAAAAACCACTCTCTACCATGCCGCCGAGTGGCAAAAAAACTTACAAAATAAACTTTTACGATTAAATATTAATGAATTAAAACAAGATGTCGCGGCTTTTTTAGAACGGCCCGAAGACCGCTCTCTATTATCACAAGAAAATCTACAGACTATACTTACAGACTAACGTTCGCGGTATCATTACTCAAAGTGCTTCATTATGATAAATTTGCCCCACTATAATTGCCTCAATATTATTAACAACCATCGCTGCCGTGATTGCGCCCAAAGCGAGATTACCGCGTTTGCGCATATTTTTACCTCTTACTAGCACTTTTTTAACGTTTTACAGTTTGGATGGGGGCTAATTCACAGGCGTTTTAGTATAAAAGTCGTTTCTTTTATGTTATTTCCTAGCACCGACGCCATGTGCACGGCTGTGTAGTTACGATCCATTTAAAGTTGTACACTTTTAAATGGGTTGCTAACTGTGCATTAACCCATTGTCTATTTGTCATTAAAAAACAATTTACCAAATAGATTTCAAAATCGGGCAAATAAATTCATGTTCAGCTATATGTTTACGCAAAAATACAGTTATTGTTTTTTGTGAATGAACGATATTTGTATTTTTCTCAACACTCAAATGTGCAATTAGTTTCTGCAGCTCATTTGTGGTATTTGGCCATGGGTCGCTATTTTTATCAATAATGACATAATTAGCTTTGCACCAATTGCCAAGCATATAAACTTTATCTCGACCGGCTAAGTGATCTATTATTCGATGATTCGATGCAACACTAGCGTCTTTCGGAATCAATTCAATAGCGTCCTGGATACGAATTCTTCCAGCTTTTAACCATCCCTGACCAGACCAAAGTGGTGCTTTTTGACCCCATGGAGGCCATATACTTAGGCTAAGAGAAATAACAAATGTACCCCATATTATTATTGATACAATATGCTTATTTCTTTTTTTAGTTTTATTTTGAATCCAACCAATGCCGTCAGCTGCACCACATAAAGCCGTAATAAGCGGAATAATACCATAATGGAATCCCCAACTTATAGCCCCTCGCTCTGATAAAACACGTGCAAATTGACTAGGTAAAATCGAAATAC includes the following:
- a CDS encoding long-chain fatty acid--CoA ligase; translation: MNTKAENQHNSSSSAALNLVTAFHATCSKFGDKTAVKSKRTGSWQMLTFSQLAKRVRNLANGFISLGIKAGDRVAVLANTDTEWVLTYLAILSVRAIAVPIYQSNKASECLHIIENSGARWIAADTSEQLNKIRSIIESLSEVAGLLCLLGGAIQKNEHNLCDLEDLGRQHYQSSKAEYDNSIKEINTDELACILYTSGTTGLPKGVMLTHNNWIFQAKGVKNINLLNHEDILMLFLPLAHSFAQVVIAAWTYLGFVLVFPESIEKIIDNAAESQPTVIPAVPRIFEKAFANIVHKGLAQHGLKLSLFKMALSAIDGYAASCEQKRKCTSLKFLLSKILVYPKLAKLLRERFGGRVRLFVSGGAPLAPTIGHFFDVLGITIVEGYGLSETSAPVCVNLPEQNKIGTVGPAFPDVNIVIADDGEIMVKGGCIMKGYWNNPVATAEVMQNGYFATGDIGMLDEDGYLKITDRKKDIIVTAAGKNVAPQNIENALKTDSIISQVMVHGDKRKYLTALITLNEEVALRWAAKNNLPNLSLAELAIHAVMIAHMQTLIDNVNLKQASYAGIKRFIILPQDFSIESGELTPTLKVKRKVCTEKYQAILDEMYRD
- a CDS encoding cyclic nucleotide-binding domain-containing protein gives rise to the protein MSAPLSPETLQAEIDHALAEGRPLDAIAYLAELCITSPENRHLRTALAIALGDAGNPAGALKALRALADRLAHQGYLLPAMVIVRHGLEHAPDDATLLATLKRLHVRGVRAKAGNLPTPPPLKTQLQTSQGATANELLALQKAERLERVAQIACDLGPSQNPAIPLPMPLFCELDQEGFIETVKRLRYRRLAAGSKIMSEGAKGDSLVIIVSGHALVQKGEITLATVGAGVVLGEMAIITGALRTATVIAKEEIEIFELTRADVEKLALEKPKIAEELVNYARKRLLSNLLRTSALFAHFNDETRYSLLDRFSRIGFNPGTKIINQGTPGQGLYVIATGEVEVSVAKDDGDSVVVANLGPGEVVGEIALLHDQPTTATVTARGNVGALFLPRDEFQQVVSANPEVREYLSSLSNDRLAASRAAATTTEVLDADDLIVL
- a CDS encoding ribulose-phosphate 3-epimerase; the protein is MTVATSSLSPANENQSKIIFAPSVLACDFTHLADEIAAIEAAGADWLHLDVMDGHFVPNLTFGPLLVQALRKCTKLPLDAHLMISEPERWIDAFADAGCDHITIHAEAAAHLHRTLSAIRERGVQAGISINPATPPDCIAYITDLIDQVLVMSVDPGFGGQRFIESVIPKIVYIRELEQKYNCHLHIAVDGGIDSSNIGKLAAAGADVFVAGSAIFGSKDYRAAIESMRSVALAALSVV
- the miaB gene encoding tRNA (N6-isopentenyl adenosine(37)-C2)-methylthiotransferase MiaB, producing MTIVSSLNNLFLKTYGCQMNVLDSELIADQLIALGYRIVNRFDDANIILINTCSVRALAEQKVWSQLGRLAIYKRQNNPHLIIGVIGCMAEREYVAISQRMPHVDLICGPSHLHLLPSMIAAVKQTKQTQLQVAGHVKRGQKTNKAETNISNANETSESDNIESLDLSRLISSANARSQAFVRITRGCDKMCSFCVVPYARGPETHRHPQHIIDEVCKLTLAGAREITLIGQTVNHYHYHDGGVSTSFADLLWQIHEAVPSLARLRFVTSYPRDFNNDVLEVMAKAKRMARYLHLPAQSGSNKILRAMNRGYTVESYIDLIDRARAFMPDVRFAGDMIVGFPTETEADHQESIKLIERVGYKNLFVFKYSPRPGTVAARRFADDVSEDDKKRRNHELLDVQARLSHANNNSLIGTTLEVLVESESKLKNTTPVNNESTASEATLKNGTKRLLGRTTYDEIVAFTGSPELIGKIVKVKTTAATSLTLLGELIN
- a CDS encoding nucleotidyl transferase AbiEii/AbiGii toxin family protein codes for the protein MRSLHEQEAFNAIAFMGGTALRFLEGLPRFSEDLDFSISNASLYLPETWLKKLQTQLRLAGFTCSIKWKKQKTVNVAWLGFTHLMHDANLATRIEQQLSIKLEIDTKPPAGAILKRSIINKYMTFALCHYDLESLMAGKVHALLMRPYPKGRDWFDLIWYRAHRPPIIPNLKLLQNALAQTQKTTLYHAAEWQKNLQNKLLRLNINELKQDVAAFLERPEDRSLLSQENLQTILTD